A stretch of the Marivirga tractuosa DSM 4126 genome encodes the following:
- a CDS encoding porin produces MQKISLTFLIFFLIIQSSQGQIEKMPYDINGNTWFENIKIGGYVQSRYNRLLETNPNLDCSQCDKSWGAGNGISLRRVRLKFSGNLGDYVYFYIQPDFASSGSGSGQHYGQLRDAYFDVSLDKAREFRFRFGQSKIPYGFENMQSSQNRLPLDRNDGINSSIKNERELSLLFYWAPQETRKLFRELVAEGLKGSGDYGVVGFGVFNGQTGNSPELNDALHIVGRISYPMQIGNQIIEPGIQAYTGQYQMPRSNLSDGVNVKENLNYLDQRAAATFVLYPQPFGIQAEYNWGTGPEFNKYTNTIEQTSLEGGYATLTYKISKFKQLFYPFMRYHYYDGGKKFELDARSYNVNELEIGMEWRPVRAFELVAHYTISSRRYEDFQNQDNLQTGRLLRLQAQVNF; encoded by the coding sequence ATGCAAAAAATAAGCCTAACTTTTTTAATCTTCTTTTTGATTATTCAGTCATCTCAAGGTCAAATAGAAAAAATGCCTTATGATATCAATGGTAACACCTGGTTTGAGAATATCAAAATAGGCGGCTATGTTCAATCCAGGTATAATCGATTACTCGAAACCAATCCGAATTTGGATTGTAGTCAATGTGATAAAAGCTGGGGTGCTGGCAATGGGATTTCCCTTAGAAGGGTCAGGCTTAAATTCTCAGGTAATTTAGGCGATTATGTTTATTTCTACATTCAACCGGATTTCGCTAGTTCTGGAAGCGGAAGTGGTCAGCATTATGGACAATTGAGGGATGCTTATTTTGATGTTAGCTTGGATAAGGCACGTGAATTTCGCTTTAGGTTTGGACAAAGTAAAATTCCTTATGGATTTGAAAATATGCAATCCAGTCAAAATCGACTGCCATTGGATCGAAATGATGGGATTAATAGTTCCATTAAAAATGAAAGAGAGCTAAGTTTGTTATTTTATTGGGCGCCTCAAGAAACTAGAAAACTGTTCAGGGAATTAGTTGCAGAAGGATTGAAAGGGTCAGGAGATTATGGTGTAGTGGGATTCGGTGTTTTTAATGGCCAAACTGGTAATTCCCCTGAACTTAATGATGCCCTTCACATTGTAGGGAGAATTAGTTATCCTATGCAAATTGGCAATCAGATAATTGAACCGGGCATACAAGCTTATACGGGCCAATATCAAATGCCACGGTCTAATTTAAGTGATGGTGTAAATGTAAAAGAAAACTTGAACTATTTAGACCAAAGAGCTGCTGCTACTTTCGTTTTGTATCCACAGCCTTTCGGGATTCAGGCCGAATATAATTGGGGAACAGGTCCTGAATTTAATAAATACACCAATACAATTGAACAAACTAGTTTGGAAGGTGGGTATGCGACTTTGACCTATAAGATTTCCAAATTCAAACAATTATTCTATCCATTTATGAGGTATCATTATTATGACGGAGGCAAGAAGTTTGAACTTGATGCTAGAAGCTATAATGTAAACGAGTTAGAAATTGGGATGGAATGGAGACCTGTTAGGGCATTTGAACTCGTTGCTCATTATACCATATCCTCAAGAAGATACGAGGATTTCCAAAACCAAGACAATCTGCAAACAGGTAGATTGTTGAGATTGCAAGCCCAAGTAAACTTCTAA
- a CDS encoding nicotinate phosphoribosyltransferase: MNFISGTYTDQYQLTMAQVYFHNDGEYQDAVFDYFFRKSPFDGGYTIFAGLENLIDILEDLSFSKQDIDYLRTQGFDQKFLQYLKDFKFTGKVYSVNEGDIVFPLRPVVRIEGNIIEAQIIETLLLNILNFQSLIATKASRIRLVAPHQSLIDFGMRRAQGLGSYHASRAAIIGGFDASSHVMAGRDFGIPVSGTMAHSFIQSYNDELTAFRAFAKSRPDDCVLLVDTYNTLKSGVPNAIKVAKEMEEEGYKLNGVRLDSGDLAYLAKRTREILDQEGLEYVKIAASNQLDEFVIKSLLEQGAPIDVMGIGTSLVTGNPDGALDGVYKLAFTKGKARIKLSENKAKVTLPGKKQVFRLRDDQQHLIGADVVTLDDENLVDEMFHPFETDKSLKFPDCQQEPLLKMVMKNGKRLNKVKSLREIQKYSKERLAELPLEFKRFDNPHIYKIGLSKKLTDLRNRLISEEKRKQ, encoded by the coding sequence ATGAATTTTATTTCTGGCACTTACACAGATCAATATCAATTGACCATGGCGCAGGTTTATTTCCATAATGATGGAGAATATCAAGATGCTGTGTTTGACTATTTTTTTAGAAAATCGCCTTTTGATGGTGGTTACACTATTTTTGCAGGGCTTGAAAATTTAATTGATATACTTGAAGATCTTAGTTTTTCAAAGCAGGATATTGATTACTTAAGGACTCAGGGATTCGATCAAAAGTTTTTGCAATACCTGAAGGACTTTAAGTTTACAGGGAAGGTTTATAGTGTTAATGAAGGAGATATAGTTTTCCCATTAAGACCTGTAGTTAGAATTGAAGGCAATATAATCGAAGCTCAGATTATAGAGACTTTATTATTGAACATTCTCAACTTTCAATCATTAATTGCTACAAAGGCTTCAAGAATCAGATTAGTAGCGCCTCATCAATCCTTAATTGATTTTGGAATGCGTAGGGCTCAAGGATTGGGAAGCTACCATGCCAGCAGAGCTGCTATTATTGGTGGTTTTGATGCAAGCAGCCACGTGATGGCAGGAAGAGATTTTGGAATTCCAGTTTCAGGAACAATGGCGCATTCTTTCATTCAGAGTTATAATGATGAATTGACTGCCTTCAGGGCATTTGCCAAGTCGCGCCCTGATGATTGCGTTTTACTAGTTGATACTTACAATACTTTGAAGAGTGGTGTGCCCAATGCCATAAAAGTAGCTAAAGAAATGGAGGAAGAGGGGTATAAGTTGAATGGTGTCCGTCTTGATAGTGGAGATTTAGCCTATTTAGCTAAAAGAACTAGGGAAATTTTAGATCAGGAGGGCTTGGAATATGTGAAAATTGCAGCTTCAAATCAGTTGGATGAATTTGTCATCAAAAGCTTGCTAGAGCAAGGAGCTCCTATAGATGTAATGGGTATTGGTACTAGTTTGGTTACCGGAAACCCTGATGGAGCGTTAGACGGTGTCTATAAATTAGCATTTACGAAAGGAAAAGCTAGAATTAAATTATCTGAAAATAAAGCTAAGGTTACTTTACCAGGGAAAAAGCAAGTTTTTAGATTGAGAGATGATCAGCAACATTTAATTGGAGCAGATGTAGTAACGCTTGATGACGAAAATTTAGTAGATGAAATGTTCCATCCTTTTGAAACCGATAAGTCATTGAAATTTCCTGATTGCCAGCAGGAGCCGCTATTGAAGATGGTTATGAAAAATGGGAAAAGGCTCAATAAAGTAAAATCCTTACGAGAAATTCAAAAATACAGTAAAGAAAGGCTAGCTGAATTACCTCTTGAATTTAAAAGGTTTGATAATCCTCATATTTATAAAATAGGATTAAGTAAAAAGCTAACGGATTTAAGAAATAGATTAATTTCCGAAGAAAAAAGAAAGCAGTAA
- a CDS encoding macro domain-containing protein codes for MKFGDVKIEAIKGDITKQDDIEAIVNAANAQLQMGGGVAGAIHAAAGKELAEETKSLAPVRVGEAVVSGGHNLPNKYIIHTLGPVYGFNQPEEEFLANCYKNSLLVAEETNIKSIAFPAISTGAFGYPFEAATEIALSTVRDFAKEAKSIQLIRFVLFSEKDFQHYHDRLNSIK; via the coding sequence ATGAAATTTGGCGATGTTAAAATTGAAGCTATCAAGGGAGATATTACAAAGCAAGATGATATTGAGGCGATTGTAAATGCTGCCAACGCACAATTGCAAATGGGCGGTGGAGTTGCTGGTGCAATACATGCAGCTGCCGGAAAGGAGTTGGCGGAAGAAACTAAATCTTTGGCTCCAGTGAGAGTAGGTGAAGCCGTTGTTTCTGGCGGACATAATTTACCTAATAAGTATATAATTCATACCTTGGGGCCTGTTTACGGCTTTAATCAACCTGAGGAGGAGTTCTTAGCTAATTGCTATAAGAATTCACTGTTAGTAGCAGAAGAAACTAATATTAAATCCATTGCATTTCCGGCAATTTCAACGGGAGCATTTGGTTACCCTTTTGAAGCGGCAACGGAAATTGCCTTGTCTACCGTTCGAGATTTTGCAAAAGAAGCTAAATCCATTCAACTTATTCGTTTTGTTCTATTTAGTGAAAAGGATTTTCAGCATTATCACGATAGGCTAAATTCAATCAAATAA
- a CDS encoding ABC transporter permease, producing MKEKILANLGIAFEAVVANKTRSFLTALGIIFGVAAVIAMLAIGNGAQQEILNQIKLVGVNNIVIEPIVEQTEENLQEQGSGKKEKKKFSPGLSLADAESIKEIIPGITAVSPEIILETYVIRNGIRRSAKLVGVDPAYFNLSAFELKEGEMFIDNHLKTGSRVCIIGKSVKARFFPNTNPIGKMIKVGPHWLQVIGVLKERIYSQKSLDNLGLRDFNMDIYTPVQTVLVNYRNRAALTQTQLKKANARNNEENGSSQNQVSSNYHQIDKLTVQVEESDKMGATAEIISRMLKRRHYDKVDFEVTIPELLLKQQQKTKNIFNIVLGAIAGISLLVGGIGIMNIMLASVMERIKEIGLRLSLGAKKSDVVLQFLLEAVMISISGGIIGVILGIIFAYLVASFAEIPTIVSGISIVISFGVAATVGLIFGIAPARRAANQDPITSLRYE from the coding sequence ATGAAGGAAAAAATATTAGCGAATTTAGGAATTGCCTTTGAGGCTGTTGTAGCAAATAAAACCCGATCCTTCTTAACAGCATTGGGGATTATATTTGGAGTGGCTGCTGTAATTGCCATGCTAGCAATAGGTAATGGTGCTCAGCAAGAGATCCTCAATCAAATAAAATTAGTAGGAGTCAACAACATCGTGATTGAGCCCATAGTAGAGCAAACTGAGGAAAATCTACAAGAGCAAGGCAGTGGAAAAAAAGAAAAAAAGAAGTTTAGTCCGGGATTAAGTTTAGCAGATGCAGAAAGTATTAAAGAAATAATCCCCGGAATTACTGCAGTCAGTCCTGAAATCATTCTAGAAACCTATGTCATCCGAAACGGCATCAGAAGATCTGCCAAGTTGGTGGGAGTGGATCCTGCCTATTTCAACCTCTCGGCATTTGAGCTGAAGGAAGGCGAAATGTTTATTGATAACCATTTAAAAACAGGAAGCAGAGTTTGCATCATAGGTAAGTCCGTAAAAGCACGCTTTTTCCCTAACACCAACCCGATTGGAAAAATGATTAAGGTCGGACCACATTGGCTGCAAGTCATTGGGGTTCTAAAGGAGCGAATTTACAGTCAAAAAAGCTTGGATAACTTAGGGCTTAGGGATTTCAATATGGACATCTACACTCCTGTTCAAACGGTTTTAGTGAATTACCGCAACAGAGCAGCGCTTACACAAACTCAATTAAAAAAAGCGAACGCGAGAAATAATGAGGAAAATGGTAGCTCACAAAATCAAGTAAGCAGTAATTATCATCAAATTGATAAATTAACAGTGCAAGTAGAAGAATCCGATAAAATGGGAGCTACAGCCGAAATCATTTCCCGCATGCTCAAAAGAAGGCATTATGATAAAGTCGATTTTGAAGTGACCATACCTGAATTGCTTCTTAAACAACAGCAAAAAACTAAAAACATCTTTAATATTGTATTGGGAGCCATTGCAGGCATTTCGCTATTGGTTGGCGGCATCGGTATTATGAACATCATGCTAGCATCCGTAATGGAACGAATAAAAGAAATTGGATTACGACTTTCACTTGGCGCAAAAAAATCAGATGTAGTTTTACAATTTTTGTTGGAAGCAGTTATGATTAGCATCAGCGGAGGCATCATAGGCGTTATTCTGGGGATCATTTTTGCTTATTTGGTGGCTTCATTTGCTGAAATCCCAACCATCGTGAGTGGAATATCCATTGTAATTTCTTTTGGCGTTGCCGCAACCGTAGGTTTAATCTTTGGAATAGCACCTGCAAGAAGAGCTGCGAATCAAGACCCTATAACTTCTTTAAGATATGAATAG
- a CDS encoding purine-nucleoside phosphorylase: MSTIKEIKEATDFIKSEIDYNPEVGIILGTGLGALVEDIKIEHSISYKDIPNFPVSTVETHSGHLIFGELSGKKVIAMNGRFHYYEGYSMNQVVMPVRIMHLLGIQYLFISNAAGGLNPKLELSDLMIINDHINLFPENPLRGDNLDEFGGRFPDMYDAYELKLIQLAKEVAKDENIDIKEGVYAGVQGPNLETPAEYRYLDKIGADAVGMSTIPENIAARHIQIPVFAVSVITDLCYPEKLKPAAIPEIIGAAINAEPKMTTIFKGLLKKL; this comes from the coding sequence ATGAGCACAATAAAAGAAATAAAGGAAGCAACAGATTTTATAAAGAGTGAAATAGATTATAATCCAGAGGTGGGTATTATTCTAGGCACTGGATTGGGAGCTTTAGTGGAGGATATTAAAATAGAACACTCCATATCTTATAAGGACATTCCCAACTTCCCGGTTTCTACAGTAGAAACACACAGTGGGCACTTGATATTCGGTGAATTAAGCGGTAAAAAAGTAATAGCAATGAATGGACGTTTCCATTATTATGAAGGCTACAGCATGAATCAAGTAGTAATGCCAGTCAGAATCATGCATTTGCTAGGTATTCAATATTTATTCATTTCAAACGCTGCAGGAGGCTTAAACCCGAAACTGGAGTTAAGTGATTTGATGATTATCAATGATCATATCAATCTTTTTCCTGAAAATCCTCTAAGAGGTGACAATCTAGATGAATTTGGAGGAAGATTTCCTGATATGTACGATGCCTATGAGCTAAAACTGATTCAGCTAGCTAAGGAAGTGGCTAAGGATGAAAATATAGACATTAAAGAAGGTGTTTATGCTGGTGTTCAAGGGCCTAATCTGGAAACACCCGCAGAATATCGTTATTTAGACAAGATAGGAGCAGATGCAGTAGGGATGAGTACTATTCCTGAAAATATAGCCGCACGTCATATTCAAATACCCGTATTTGCCGTCTCGGTCATTACTGATTTATGCTATCCAGAGAAATTAAAACCAGCAGCTATCCCGGAAATAATAGGTGCTGCAATTAATGCAGAACCTAAAATGACTACTATTTTTAAAGGCTTACTAAAGAAATTATGA
- a CDS encoding NADPH-dependent FMN reductase, translated as MITIISGTNRQNSVSAKVAHLYQSLLTQHQVESNIIDLADLPKDFVYTALYENNGKNPEFNKFLEQVRGSDKYVFIIPEYNGSFPGVLKAFIDGMEYPNSFQNKKCALVGISSGMQGAGLALSHMTDIFNYLGMNVLALKPKLARIESNFDGEEVTDKLYSQLLEEQVKKLLEF; from the coding sequence ATGATTACAATTATATCAGGAACCAACCGGCAAAATTCAGTTTCCGCAAAAGTTGCTCATCTTTATCAAAGTTTATTAACGCAACATCAAGTGGAATCCAATATCATTGATCTTGCTGATTTGCCAAAAGATTTTGTCTACACGGCTCTTTATGAAAACAATGGAAAAAACCCTGAATTCAATAAATTTTTAGAGCAAGTGCGTGGCTCTGACAAATATGTCTTCATCATTCCGGAATATAATGGCTCGTTTCCAGGTGTACTCAAAGCATTTATTGACGGTATGGAATACCCTAATAGTTTCCAGAACAAAAAGTGCGCATTAGTCGGAATTTCTTCAGGGATGCAAGGCGCTGGTTTAGCCTTAAGCCATATGACTGACATCTTTAATTATTTAGGAATGAATGTTTTGGCATTGAAGCCCAAACTGGCAAGAATTGAAAGCAATTTTGACGGTGAAGAGGTAACAGACAAACTTTACAGCCAATTGCTTGAAGAGCAAGTGAAGAAATTGTTGGAGTTTTAA
- a CDS encoding class I SAM-dependent methyltransferase: MKKIISFILRNVPRKYIQRISGISLKIIGLFYRGNTVYCPINEKGYRKFLPYGRVNPRENALCPDTLSLERHRLIWLYLKEKTNFFDSKLKVLHVAPEQCFMDRFEKLHGEDYITADLESPLAKVKMDIHDIPFPANTFDVVFCNHVMEHVEDDIKAMSELHRVLKPGGWGILQIPFFEPIPEATFEDNSITDPKEREKIFGQDDHVRLYGKDYPDRLRKAGFAVTEDNYVNELPEYRVEKYALPKGEIIYKVEK; encoded by the coding sequence ATGAAAAAAATTATCAGTTTTATATTAAGAAATGTACCCCGTAAATACATTCAAAGAATAAGTGGTATCAGTTTAAAAATCATTGGTCTTTTTTATCGAGGAAATACTGTTTATTGCCCGATCAACGAGAAGGGATATAGAAAATTCTTACCATATGGTAGGGTCAATCCACGAGAAAATGCGCTTTGTCCAGATACGCTTTCACTAGAAAGACACCGCTTGATTTGGCTTTATTTGAAAGAGAAGACTAATTTCTTTGACAGTAAGCTGAAGGTTCTTCATGTAGCACCAGAGCAATGTTTTATGGATCGATTTGAAAAACTCCATGGTGAAGACTATATAACAGCCGATTTAGAATCCCCTTTGGCAAAAGTGAAGATGGATATTCATGATATCCCCTTTCCTGCAAATACATTTGATGTGGTTTTTTGCAATCATGTGATGGAGCATGTTGAAGATGATATAAAAGCTATGAGTGAACTACACCGAGTATTAAAACCTGGTGGCTGGGGCATTCTACAAATTCCTTTTTTTGAGCCTATTCCTGAAGCAACCTTTGAAGACAATAGCATTACAGATCCTAAAGAAAGAGAGAAAATATTTGGTCAAGATGATCATGTAAGGCTTTATGGAAAAGATTATCCCGATAGATTAAGAAAAGCAGGATTTGCAGTAACGGAAGATAATTATGTAAATGAACTTCCAGAATATAGAGTAGAAAAATATGCACTGCCTAAAGGGGAGATTATTTATAAGGTAGAAAAATAG
- the pncA gene encoding bifunctional nicotinamidase/pyrazinamidase, with protein sequence MKTLIIVDPQYDFMPGGALEVKNGDEIVPVINSISDKFGLVVATQDWHPSGHSSFASSHEGKKPFDKIEWRGMEQILWPDHCVQGSKGAAFHADLETNRVEAIFRKGMDPEIDSYSGFFDNGHEKSTGLSGYLKEKNVSELYFAGLAADICVYFTLKDALQEGFKVNLIEDAVRPLNADDFEGQKNELKTKGVQILSSKDL encoded by the coding sequence ATGAAGACTTTGATTATTGTAGACCCACAATATGATTTTATGCCAGGAGGTGCATTAGAAGTTAAAAATGGTGATGAAATAGTTCCAGTCATAAATTCAATCTCTGATAAATTCGGCTTAGTTGTTGCGACACAGGATTGGCACCCCTCAGGCCATAGCAGTTTTGCTTCTAGCCATGAGGGAAAGAAGCCATTTGATAAGATTGAATGGAGGGGAATGGAGCAAATCTTATGGCCGGATCACTGCGTGCAGGGATCAAAAGGAGCAGCTTTTCATGCTGATTTGGAAACCAATAGGGTCGAAGCTATTTTCAGAAAAGGAATGGATCCTGAGATTGACAGCTATAGCGGGTTCTTTGACAATGGGCACGAAAAGAGTACTGGATTAAGTGGTTATCTGAAAGAGAAGAACGTTAGCGAACTGTATTTTGCCGGATTAGCTGCCGATATATGCGTTTATTTTACTTTAAAAGATGCACTGCAAGAAGGATTTAAGGTAAATTTAATTGAAGATGCAGTGCGCCCACTAAATGCAGATGATTTTGAAGGGCAGAAAAATGAATTGAAAACCAAAGGGGTTCAAATATTAAGTAGCAAAGATTTATAA
- a CDS encoding efflux RND transporter periplasmic adaptor subunit codes for MNKKLIIAGSAIILVIIAFFTFRGGGTTETIEIMTEAQSGDFVIAITTTGELEAKNSIKITGPSGLRAARLWNVKIDKLVDEGTVVKKGDFVASLDASELADRLRNVENEYQQSLSQYTQTKLDTALTLRQSRDELINLEFAVEEKKLVLEQSQFEPPATIKQAEIDLSKAERAFKQAKENYLLKKDKAVAQMQEAAAELSEDRDERDFLLELRQKFRIMAPEDGMVIYVREYDGSKKSEGASIGAWDPTVATLPDLSTMISTTFVNEVDIRKIAKGQHVNIGLDAFPDKKLTGEVIYVANVGEQRPNSDAKVFEVKVEINETDTTLRPAMSTANEIITDMIPKATYIPLESVFNQGDSISYVYKKSGLETIKQEVELGKANANEVIVNEGIDAGEKVYLIAPEGMEEKDVSLLKASKN; via the coding sequence ATGAATAAAAAACTCATCATAGCAGGCTCTGCAATAATACTAGTTATAATAGCTTTTTTCACCTTTAGGGGAGGTGGCACCACTGAAACTATTGAAATCATGACCGAAGCTCAATCAGGAGATTTTGTCATTGCCATTACTACAACCGGTGAACTGGAGGCTAAAAACTCAATCAAAATAACTGGGCCATCTGGTCTTCGTGCGGCAAGGTTGTGGAATGTAAAGATAGATAAACTTGTAGATGAAGGCACAGTTGTTAAAAAAGGTGACTTTGTTGCTAGTTTAGATGCCTCTGAACTGGCTGATAGATTGCGGAACGTAGAAAACGAATATCAACAAAGCTTATCTCAATATACTCAAACAAAACTGGATACTGCACTGACACTTCGACAATCAAGAGATGAATTAATCAATCTCGAGTTCGCTGTTGAGGAGAAGAAATTAGTGTTAGAACAATCTCAATTTGAACCTCCTGCCACCATTAAACAAGCAGAAATAGATTTAAGTAAAGCGGAAAGAGCATTTAAGCAAGCAAAGGAAAACTATCTTTTAAAGAAAGATAAAGCAGTAGCTCAAATGCAAGAAGCTGCAGCAGAACTATCAGAAGATAGAGATGAAAGAGATTTCTTACTTGAACTTAGACAAAAGTTTAGAATTATGGCGCCAGAAGATGGAATGGTGATTTATGTTCGAGAATATGACGGATCCAAGAAATCTGAAGGGGCTTCAATTGGTGCTTGGGATCCAACGGTGGCCACACTTCCTGATTTATCTACTATGATTTCCACCACATTTGTAAACGAGGTTGACATTCGCAAAATTGCCAAGGGTCAGCATGTGAATATAGGTCTTGATGCATTTCCTGACAAGAAACTAACTGGTGAAGTAATATATGTAGCCAATGTGGGAGAACAAAGGCCAAATTCTGATGCTAAGGTTTTCGAAGTCAAAGTAGAAATTAATGAAACAGACACCACCTTGCGCCCAGCCATGAGTACCGCCAATGAAATTATTACGGATATGATTCCAAAAGCTACTTATATACCACTGGAATCCGTTTTCAACCAGGGTGATTCCATTTCCTATGTTTATAAGAAATCAGGTCTAGAAACTATAAAGCAAGAAGTAGAATTAGGGAAAGCTAATGCCAATGAGGTTATAGTGAATGAAGGCATAGATGCTGGAGAAAAAGTATATCTAATTGCACCTGAAGGAATGGAGGAAAAAGATGTTTCGCTATTAAAAGCTTCTAAAAATTAA
- a CDS encoding TolC family protein has translation MNRKYFYTIIIITCFSFIGHHSFAQKTYTLQDVIQIAKTQSPAYKRAETIKENRYWQYRVYKSNFVPQLSLSGTVPNFNRSVTPITQEDGSTEYRSVFNSNSDVSLNLEQQIGLTGGTIFLNSTVNRFDDFERNNFRYGGDPLSVGFIQPLFRFNELKWDKKIEPLRFEESKREFVEEFEQISKDVTTRFFNLLSAQVSLEIAQKNLGNNDTIYKIAQGRYELGKIPENELLQLELSLMNSRQAVAQAKLDLETTQLALKAFLGLKNNDELNLVVPEDVPLFEIDADIALQEALNNRQEAIGFKRRLLEADKEVDRAQGETGLNMDLYGSFGLTNQAEKLPAIYQTPENQQRVQLGFSIPIVDWGRQKSRVKTAEANYQLVQYTVEQERVNFEQEVYTQVRTLEMLRDQVAITQKADDISQRRYNIAKNRYLIGKISITDLSIALTEKDQAKRDYINSLGNFWQAYYNLRQLTLYDFRENRRLIE, from the coding sequence ATGAATAGAAAGTACTTTTATACTATTATAATTATTACATGTTTCTCTTTTATAGGTCATCATTCCTTTGCTCAGAAAACCTATACATTACAAGATGTAATACAAATTGCCAAAACCCAATCACCTGCTTATAAAAGAGCCGAAACCATAAAGGAAAATCGATATTGGCAGTACAGGGTATATAAATCCAATTTTGTACCTCAATTAAGCTTAAGTGGTACTGTACCAAATTTCAATCGTTCAGTAACTCCTATTACCCAAGAAGATGGATCTACAGAATACCGCTCTGTATTTAATAGCAATTCTGATGTGTCTCTAAATCTTGAACAACAAATTGGGCTAACAGGTGGTACTATTTTTCTAAACTCAACGGTAAATCGATTTGATGATTTTGAAAGAAATAATTTTCGATATGGTGGTGATCCATTATCTGTAGGATTTATTCAACCATTATTTAGATTTAATGAATTAAAATGGGACAAGAAAATTGAGCCCTTACGCTTTGAAGAATCTAAAAGAGAGTTTGTAGAAGAGTTTGAGCAAATTTCTAAAGATGTGACTACTCGTTTTTTCAATTTGTTAAGTGCGCAAGTAAGCCTAGAAATAGCTCAAAAGAATCTGGGAAATAATGACACTATTTACAAAATAGCGCAGGGAAGATATGAGTTAGGCAAAATTCCTGAAAATGAATTATTGCAGTTGGAATTAAGCTTAATGAATTCACGACAGGCAGTTGCTCAAGCTAAATTAGATTTAGAAACAACCCAATTGGCCTTAAAAGCTTTTTTAGGTTTAAAAAACAATGATGAATTAAATTTGGTGGTTCCTGAAGATGTTCCTTTATTTGAAATTGACGCAGATATAGCTTTGCAAGAGGCTTTAAACAATAGACAAGAAGCAATTGGTTTTAAAAGGAGGCTACTGGAGGCTGATAAGGAAGTGGACAGGGCACAAGGAGAGACTGGATTAAATATGGATCTTTATGGAAGTTTTGGATTAACCAATCAAGCCGAAAAATTACCAGCCATTTACCAAACGCCTGAAAATCAGCAAAGGGTACAATTAGGTTTTTCTATTCCTATTGTGGATTGGGGAAGACAGAAGTCTAGAGTTAAAACAGCTGAAGCAAATTATCAACTAGTTCAATATACCGTTGAGCAGGAAAGAGTGAATTTTGAACAAGAAGTCTATACTCAAGTAAGAACATTGGAAATGCTAAGAGATCAAGTAGCCATCACTCAAAAAGCAGATGACATTTCCCAGAGAAGATATAATATTGCAAAAAACCGTTATTTAATAGGGAAAATAAGTATTACAGATTTGTCCATTGCACTTACAGAAAAAGACCAAGCAAAAAGAGATTACATCAATTCCTTGGGTAATTTTTGGCAAGCTTATTACAATTTAAGGCAATTAACCCTATATGATTTCAGAGAAAACAGGCGTTTAATCGAATAA
- a CDS encoding YceI family protein: protein MKTKILSIGMAALIMAAAFTILQKEVKVDTNSSQIAWVGKKVTGQHNGTVNIKEGALEMEEGQVTGGSFVIDMTTIDVLDLEGEYKGKLMGHLRSDDFFSVEKYPTAKFVITSINKSEATDATHFIAGDLTIKGITNKITFPANISVENGKANAKASFALDRTKWQVKYGSGSFFDGLGDKMIYDDFELTVNLSSL from the coding sequence ATGAAAACAAAAATTTTATCTATCGGAATGGCAGCATTAATTATGGCTGCAGCTTTTACCATTTTACAAAAAGAAGTAAAAGTAGACACAAATTCAAGCCAAATTGCATGGGTTGGAAAAAAAGTTACAGGCCAACATAACGGAACTGTTAATATTAAAGAAGGCGCATTAGAAATGGAAGAGGGTCAAGTGACCGGGGGTTCATTTGTTATCGATATGACTACAATTGATGTGTTAGATCTAGAAGGAGAATATAAAGGCAAACTAATGGGTCACTTGAGATCAGATGATTTCTTTAGCGTTGAAAAATATCCAACTGCGAAATTTGTGATTACATCAATCAATAAAAGTGAAGCAACTGATGCTACACATTTTATTGCAGGTGATTTAACTATTAAAGGAATTACAAACAAAATTACTTTCCCTGCCAATATCTCAGTAGAGAATGGAAAAGCTAATGCAAAAGCTTCTTTTGCTTTAGACAGAACGAAATGGCAAGTTAAATATGGCTCTGGATCATTTTTTGATGGCTTAGGCGATAAAATGATTTATGATGATTTTGAATTGACTGTGAATTTATCATCACTATAA